In one window of Armatimonadota bacterium DNA:
- the amrS gene encoding AmmeMemoRadiSam system radical SAM enzyme, whose amino-acid sequence MSVRFDGLDAGITRRQFMRGCALSAVGACALAAGCDTAPAVAARKDEWYLRRALYYKRLPKLRVRCELCPRECVVGDRERGYCGVRENRGGDYYTVVYGRACTVQVDPIEKKPLFHYLPGRPIYSFSTAGCNLECKNCQNWQISQSRPEQVREIRLTPAEMIAQARRRGVSLIAGTYAEPVVFYEYMEDVAKEGKKRGVRSVAITAGYINPQPMRRLCQSLDAIKIDLKSMREEFYRKNCSGRLRPVLDAIIAAKRTGTWLEIVYLVIPTMNDSDAEIKDLAQWMKSELGPDVPLHFSRFHPTYRMTNLPPTPAETLTRCRDLSIAAGLRYVYVGNLPGHPGESTYCPKCKRVVIERQVFYIKQNNLRDGKCKSCGASIPGVWS is encoded by the coding sequence ATGAGCGTCAGATTCGACGGACTCGATGCCGGTATCACGCGGCGGCAATTCATGCGCGGCTGCGCGCTGAGCGCCGTCGGCGCTTGCGCGCTCGCCGCGGGCTGCGACACCGCGCCTGCGGTCGCGGCCAGGAAAGACGAGTGGTACCTGCGCCGCGCGCTGTACTACAAGCGCCTGCCCAAGCTGCGCGTGCGCTGCGAGTTGTGTCCCCGCGAGTGCGTGGTCGGCGACAGGGAGCGCGGCTACTGCGGCGTCCGCGAGAACCGCGGCGGCGACTACTACACCGTCGTCTACGGCCGTGCCTGCACCGTCCAGGTTGACCCGATCGAGAAGAAGCCGCTCTTCCACTACCTCCCCGGCCGCCCGATCTACTCTTTCTCCACCGCCGGCTGCAACCTGGAGTGCAAGAACTGCCAGAACTGGCAGATCTCTCAGTCACGCCCCGAGCAGGTGCGGGAGATCCGCCTGACCCCGGCCGAGATGATCGCCCAGGCGCGCCGTCGCGGGGTTTCTCTGATCGCCGGAACCTACGCCGAACCCGTCGTCTTCTACGAGTACATGGAGGACGTCGCCAAGGAGGGCAAAAAGCGCGGCGTCCGCAGCGTTGCCATCACCGCCGGCTACATCAACCCGCAGCCCATGCGACGGCTGTGCCAGTCCCTCGACGCCATCAAGATTGACCTCAAGTCCATGCGCGAGGAGTTCTATCGCAAGAACTGCTCGGGGCGTCTCAGGCCTGTGCTCGACGCCATCATCGCGGCCAAACGGACCGGCACGTGGCTCGAAATCGTCTACCTCGTGATCCCCACGATGAACGATAGCGATGCCGAGATCAAAGACCTCGCCCAGTGGATGAAGAGCGAACTCGGCCCGGATGTCCCGCTCCACTTCTCCCGTTTCCACCCCACGTACCGGATGACCAATCTGCCGCCCACGCCCGCGGAAACGCTAACGCGCTGCCGCGATCTCAGCATAGCTGCGGGGCTGCGCTACGTCTATGTCGGCAACCTCCCCGGCCATCCCGGCGAAAGCACGTATTGCCCGAAATGCAAGCGCGTCGTCATCGAGCGCCAAGTCTTCTACATCAAGCAGAACAACCTGCGCGACGGCAAGTGCAAGTCCTGCGGCGCATCCATCCCCGGCGTGTGGTCGTAG
- a CDS encoding Gfo/Idh/MocA family oxidoreductase: protein MPDQVTRREFLKKAGGTAAAAAVVGPMFLSESARGANDKIIMGAIGVGGMGSGDVGFFRANPDVEFAAVCDIDQNRLREAVGKAGGKATPYSDFRKLLERKDIDAVIVATPDHWHALATIAACEAGKDVYCEKPIATSVGEGRAMVNAARRYGRVVQIGTQQRSGTHFQRAVEIVRSGGIGKVTLCRVWNVDNELPDGIGNPPNGDPPPELDYDMWLGPAPKRPYNPNRCHYYFRYFWDYAGGKITDWGTHLIDIIHWGMGVDAPLAVAASGAKYVMPDNRETPDTMEAIYDYPGFTMVYSYRGASDYPMSDHGYGMQFHGTQGTLFVDRGGFEVIPDEDSAIEPVSSGGSAQNEPHVRNFLDCVKSRARPICDAEITHRSTTACHLGNIALLTGRKIHWDRENERIINDAEANRLLTKPYRAPWHL from the coding sequence ATGCCGGACCAAGTGACGCGACGTGAATTCCTGAAGAAAGCCGGTGGGACGGCGGCGGCGGCCGCGGTGGTGGGGCCGATGTTCCTATCGGAGAGCGCGCGCGGAGCGAACGACAAGATCATCATGGGCGCCATCGGCGTCGGCGGCATGGGGTCTGGGGACGTGGGCTTCTTCCGCGCGAACCCCGACGTGGAGTTCGCCGCGGTGTGCGACATTGACCAGAACCGCCTGCGCGAGGCGGTGGGGAAAGCGGGCGGCAAGGCTACCCCGTACTCGGATTTCCGCAAGCTGCTGGAGCGCAAGGACATAGATGCCGTCATCGTCGCCACGCCGGATCACTGGCACGCGTTGGCGACGATCGCGGCGTGCGAGGCGGGCAAGGACGTGTACTGCGAGAAGCCGATCGCGACCAGCGTCGGCGAAGGGCGGGCGATGGTCAACGCCGCGCGGCGTTATGGCCGTGTCGTGCAGATCGGCACGCAGCAGCGCAGCGGCACGCACTTCCAGCGCGCGGTGGAGATCGTTCGCTCGGGCGGGATCGGCAAAGTCACCCTGTGCCGCGTGTGGAACGTCGACAACGAACTTCCCGACGGCATCGGCAACCCACCGAACGGCGATCCTCCACCGGAACTCGATTACGACATGTGGCTGGGGCCGGCGCCCAAGCGCCCGTACAACCCGAATCGGTGCCACTACTACTTCCGCTACTTCTGGGATTACGCGGGCGGCAAGATCACGGACTGGGGCACGCATCTCATTGACATCATCCACTGGGGGATGGGCGTGGATGCGCCGCTCGCGGTGGCGGCCAGCGGCGCGAAATACGTCATGCCCGACAACCGCGAGACGCCGGATACGATGGAGGCGATCTACGACTATCCCGGGTTCACGATGGTCTACTCCTACCGCGGGGCGAGCGACTACCCGATGAGTGACCACGGCTACGGCATGCAGTTCCACGGCACCCAGGGCACGCTGTTCGTTGATCGCGGCGGATTCGAGGTGATCCCGGACGAGGACAGCGCAATCGAGCCCGTTTCCAGCGGCGGCTCGGCGCAGAACGAACCCCACGTGCGCAACTTCCTGGACTGCGTCAAGTCGCGCGCGCGCCCGATCTGCGATGCCGAGATCACCCACCGGTCCACGACGGCGTGCCACCTCGGCAATATCGCGCTGCTGACCGGTCGCAAGATCCATTGGGATCGGGAGAACGAGCGAATCATCAACGACGCCGAAGCCAACCGGCTCCTGACCAAGCCGTACCGGGCGCCGTGGCACCTCTGA
- a CDS encoding ribokinase, giving the protein MNEDIKVAAVGLACLDFLALAEQAPVGGTSPMQRLLVQGGGLTATAAVAVARLGGGVRLLTRVGDDHIGRQVLDELRAEGVDVSASPVIPGATTPCSVVMVDPHTGDRTIYHLSGSELETSASAPDVEFVRASRALLVDAFWREAALAAAQAARQAGVPVVADFAPGANVEELAGLVDVFIVPESWAAARECARDCDDALRALHSYGAKIAVVTAGPRGCWYSGRGETGHCPAFEVEVVDTTGAGDVFHGAFAYALARQWDVARCVEFSAAVAALKCRELGGRTGIPDLPETLDFLRANGRLNWRTC; this is encoded by the coding sequence ATGAACGAAGATATCAAAGTCGCAGCCGTTGGGCTGGCGTGCCTGGACTTTCTGGCGCTTGCGGAGCAGGCGCCCGTCGGCGGCACCTCGCCGATGCAGCGCCTGCTGGTTCAAGGCGGCGGGCTGACCGCCACGGCGGCAGTCGCGGTGGCGCGGCTTGGCGGCGGCGTGCGCCTGCTCACCCGCGTCGGCGACGACCACATCGGGCGCCAGGTGCTCGACGAACTGCGCGCGGAGGGCGTGGACGTATCCGCCTCGCCGGTGATCCCTGGCGCGACCACACCGTGCAGCGTCGTCATGGTTGACCCGCACACGGGCGACCGGACGATCTACCACCTCTCAGGCTCCGAACTGGAAACCAGCGCATCGGCGCCGGATGTGGAGTTCGTGCGGGCGTCTCGGGCCCTGCTCGTTGACGCCTTCTGGCGCGAAGCGGCGCTGGCGGCGGCCCAGGCCGCACGCCAGGCGGGGGTGCCCGTGGTCGCCGACTTCGCACCGGGTGCCAATGTGGAGGAGTTGGCGGGGCTGGTTGACGTCTTCATTGTGCCCGAATCGTGGGCGGCCGCTCGCGAGTGCGCGCGGGACTGTGACGATGCCTTGCGCGCGCTCCACTCGTACGGGGCGAAGATAGCCGTGGTGACGGCTGGCCCGAGGGGCTGCTGGTATTCAGGCCGCGGCGAGACCGGCCACTGCCCGGCATTCGAGGTCGAGGTGGTGGACACGACCGGCGCGGGCGACGTGTTCCACGGCGCCTTTGCCTATGCCCTGGCTCGCCAATGGGATGTCGCGCGCTGCGTCGAGTTCTCTGCCGCCGTCGCCGCGCTCAAGTGCCGCGAACTCGGCGGCCGCACGGGCATCCCTGATCTGCCGGAGACGCTCGACTTCCTCCGCGCCAACGGGCGTCTCAACTGGCGCACCTGCTGA
- a CDS encoding ThuA domain-containing protein, giving the protein MKPLRVIIALAVIAVLLASAAAAPAVGKINVLIVTGQNNHDWRSTTPVLQDILERSGQFRVTVNEHPEACTAADFAPYDVILSNYNGDRWGPVAEQAFLDFIRAGKGFVVIHAANNAFTDWPEYIALIGGYWGATAGHGRQHQFPVRIVDHSHPITRGMSDFLSSTDELYHRLTMMPDIHLLATAFSAEDTGGTGSDEPMVWTVEWQGGRCFHNALGHHAEAMQGEEFAALVQRGTEWAATGTVSAETDVRTLAPQLGAEDEDARYAAKSRLIGMGEPAVAPLMAMVAAGDAQLAGEARDTLIWIAQRWAGTPQAAGIQRWVIHLAGRERAASVRRIAAHMLGLMGDARAVATLKSMLSEDALREDARQALMQIPGPEATQALVEMLGTVGPESQQAILHALGARGDRAATPAAIDAAQSGNLVVRLAAIDALGLIGDPAGAEPLWDIAATGPAELRSPALDAYLRLAYAALEQGRVHRGVTMYRRALALGQSDVQQVAALVGLGVSGRPEMVNDIRPFLGADNPQVRTTAAAALAQIPGAEATAALIGALKALARDERATVIGFLGQRGDSSATPALIAALSDPIPGVRTAAAEALGQLADATAAGPLRAVIERATDPLRAAALDAYVSVADALLGAGETTTAAEAYLYALGAAQAEGAKARALRGAGATGNMAALPTVKAALDADGDVAAAALEAYVQLGDAAARAGDEAQATAIYTDAAGRTTGPQGLSAAQKLQELGVEVDVAAMQGFITNWWIIGPFPNVNREAWGKQYFPEREVVLDKEYELDGQKLAWSAYHAEDIQAIVPLDEILSPTDNKAAYMYAEVTSPQAMKVTFKVGSDDGIKVWLNGEQVFGNNAARGVVVDQDVFEATLKQGTNDILVEVLNGGSDWDAVVRLVDEQNRPLQLEQRRP; this is encoded by the coding sequence ATGAAACCCCTGCGCGTTATCATCGCGCTAGCGGTGATCGCCGTCCTGCTGGCGAGCGCGGCCGCAGCCCCCGCCGTGGGCAAGATCAACGTCCTCATCGTGACCGGACAAAACAACCACGATTGGCGCTCGACTACGCCCGTGTTGCAGGACATCCTGGAGCGCTCGGGGCAGTTCAGGGTCACGGTCAACGAGCACCCCGAGGCATGCACCGCGGCGGATTTCGCGCCATACGACGTCATCCTGAGCAACTACAACGGCGATCGCTGGGGCCCGGTCGCGGAGCAGGCGTTCCTTGATTTCATCCGCGCGGGCAAGGGCTTCGTCGTCATCCACGCCGCGAACAACGCATTTACCGATTGGCCGGAGTACATCGCGCTGATCGGCGGCTACTGGGGGGCAACCGCCGGGCACGGCCGCCAGCACCAGTTCCCCGTCCGCATCGTTGACCACAGCCACCCGATCACGCGCGGCATGAGCGATTTCCTCAGCTCAACCGATGAGCTGTACCACCGGCTGACCATGATGCCGGACATCCATCTCCTGGCGACCGCCTTTTCGGCTGAGGACACGGGCGGAACCGGGAGCGACGAGCCGATGGTGTGGACCGTGGAGTGGCAGGGCGGCCGGTGCTTCCACAACGCGCTCGGGCACCACGCGGAGGCGATGCAGGGCGAGGAGTTCGCGGCGCTGGTGCAGCGGGGGACGGAGTGGGCGGCGACGGGTACTGTGTCGGCGGAGACGGATGTGCGCACGCTTGCGCCGCAGCTTGGCGCCGAAGACGAGGATGCGCGCTACGCTGCCAAGTCGCGGCTGATCGGCATGGGGGAGCCGGCCGTCGCGCCGCTAATGGCGATGGTCGCAGCGGGAGACGCGCAGTTGGCCGGCGAGGCGCGGGACACGCTGATATGGATCGCGCAGCGATGGGCCGGAACACCCCAGGCCGCGGGGATCCAGCGATGGGTTATCCATCTCGCCGGACGAGAGCGCGCGGCGTCGGTGCGCCGCATCGCCGCGCACATGCTCGGCTTGATGGGCGACGCACGCGCGGTCGCCACGCTGAAGTCCATGTTGAGCGAGGACGCGCTGCGCGAGGATGCACGCCAGGCGCTGATGCAGATTCCCGGGCCCGAGGCGACGCAGGCCCTGGTTGAGATGCTGGGGACCGTCGGGCCGGAGTCGCAGCAGGCGATATTGCACGCCTTGGGCGCGCGTGGTGATCGCGCGGCAACGCCCGCCGCCATTGACGCGGCACAGTCGGGGAATCTGGTCGTGCGTTTGGCTGCCATTGATGCGCTCGGGCTTATCGGCGACCCGGCGGGGGCAGAGCCGTTGTGGGACATCGCAGCCACAGGCCCGGCGGAACTGCGGTCGCCTGCGCTGGATGCCTATCTGCGGCTGGCTTACGCCGCGCTCGAGCAGGGCCGGGTGCATAGAGGCGTGACGATGTATCGCCGAGCGCTGGCGCTGGGACAGAGCGACGTGCAGCAGGTGGCTGCCCTGGTGGGCCTTGGCGTGTCCGGGCGGCCGGAGATGGTGAACGATATCAGGCCCTTCCTTGGGGCGGACAACCCGCAGGTGCGAACGACTGCCGCGGCCGCGCTGGCGCAGATTCCGGGCGCGGAGGCGACCGCCGCGCTTATTGGCGCGCTCAAGGCGCTGGCCCGGGACGAGCGCGCGACTGTGATCGGCTTCCTGGGTCAGCGCGGGGATTCGTCCGCGACGCCGGCGCTCATCGCGGCACTGTCTGATCCGATCCCCGGTGTGCGCACGGCTGCGGCCGAGGCGCTGGGGCAGCTCGCCGACGCGACAGCGGCTGGGCCGCTGCGCGCGGTGATCGAGCGTGCGACCGACCCGCTGCGCGCGGCCGCGCTGGATGCCTATGTGAGCGTGGCCGATGCGCTGTTGGGCGCTGGCGAGACAACGACCGCGGCCGAGGCCTATCTGTATGCACTTGGGGCCGCGCAGGCCGAAGGCGCGAAGGCGCGGGCGCTTCGCGGAGCGGGTGCGACGGGGAACATGGCGGCGCTGCCGACGGTGAAAGCGGCGCTCGATGCAGACGGCGATGTCGCAGCGGCGGCGCTGGAAGCATACGTGCAGCTCGGTGACGCGGCGGCGCGAGCCGGCGACGAGGCGCAGGCGACGGCGATTTACACCGATGCCGCCGGACGAACCACGGGGCCGCAGGGGTTGTCGGCGGCACAGAAGCTGCAGGAATTGGGCGTGGAGGTTGACGTCGCGGCGATGCAGGGCTTCATCACGAACTGGTGGATCATCGGACCCTTCCCGAACGTCAACCGCGAAGCGTGGGGCAAGCAGTACTTCCCCGAGCGGGAAGTGGTTTTGGATAAGGAGTACGAGCTCGACGGGCAGAAGCTGGCGTGGAGCGCCTACCACGCGGAGGACATCCAGGCCATCGTTCCGCTCGACGAGATTCTAAGTCCGACCGACAACAAGGCGGCGTACATGTACGCCGAGGTGACGTCGCCGCAGGCAATGAAGGTGACGTTCAAGGTCGGTAGTGACGACGGGATCAAAGTGTGGCTGAACGGAGAGCAGGTATTCGGAAACAACGCGGCGCGGGGCGTGGTGGTGGACCAGGACGTGTTCGAGGCGACCTTGAAGCAGGGAACGAACGACATCCTGGTCGAGGTGCTGAACGGCGGCAGCGATTGGGATGCGGTGGTGCGCCTGGTGGATGAACAGAACCGGCCGTTGCAGTTGGAGCAGCGTCGCCCGTAG
- a CDS encoding Gfo/Idh/MocA family oxidoreductase has translation MLTEEQRKMGRRTFLKAMATLPALGAFGFAARQKRVHGRPVQAAMIGSGSEGRVLLEQSPTDLIEYKAVADVRPDSRQAGVDVIKTRWKTEPDVYPDDYKKLLERDDIEAIVIATPLWTHAAMTVDALNAGKHVFCEKTMAWSVDQCKDMVRAARRNNRVLQIGHQRHANRLYASALNMMRQGLIGEVYYIRTLWHRHTDWRREVPSMEDMRKADANFDPKRWGYDDLDQLVNWRHYRKLSGGLMAELGSHQLDVTNWFTGVVPRRILASGGRFWWSGPGDIDDHVYVTCDYPPNELGPSGTTVTFSSISSNAFDHYYEQFEGTKGTIILTGETEAMLWSEDSDKAAAIEVKKSAAGAPVMEASESRVADAAGSQLAAGEAAESGLDRLEPYRRELEDFCSAIKYRTEVTCSGETALTAAIVILKANEAMTTKQVLDLDPKVYQI, from the coding sequence ATGCTAACCGAAGAACAGAGGAAGATGGGACGGCGGACCTTTCTCAAGGCGATGGCGACGCTGCCGGCTCTCGGCGCGTTCGGATTCGCGGCGCGCCAGAAGCGGGTGCATGGCCGGCCGGTGCAGGCCGCCATGATCGGCAGTGGCAGCGAGGGGCGCGTGCTGCTCGAACAGTCGCCGACTGACCTCATCGAGTACAAAGCGGTGGCCGATGTTCGCCCCGACAGCCGTCAGGCAGGCGTGGACGTCATCAAGACGCGCTGGAAGACTGAGCCGGACGTGTACCCGGACGACTACAAGAAGCTGCTCGAGCGCGACGATATTGAGGCCATCGTGATTGCGACACCGCTGTGGACGCACGCAGCGATGACGGTGGATGCGCTCAACGCCGGGAAGCACGTGTTCTGCGAGAAAACGATGGCGTGGAGCGTCGACCAGTGCAAGGACATGGTGAGGGCGGCGCGGCGCAACAACCGCGTGCTCCAGATCGGGCATCAGCGCCACGCCAACCGCCTCTACGCGAGCGCGCTCAACATGATGCGCCAGGGGCTGATCGGCGAGGTCTACTACATCCGCACGCTGTGGCATCGTCATACGGACTGGCGGCGCGAGGTCCCGAGTATGGAGGACATGCGCAAGGCCGACGCTAACTTCGATCCCAAGCGCTGGGGCTACGATGATCTCGACCAGCTCGTCAACTGGCGCCATTACCGCAAGCTGTCCGGCGGGCTGATGGCGGAACTTGGCAGTCATCAGCTCGACGTCACGAATTGGTTCACCGGCGTCGTTCCCCGGCGGATACTGGCGTCCGGCGGACGGTTCTGGTGGAGCGGCCCCGGCGACATTGACGACCACGTCTATGTGACATGCGACTACCCGCCGAACGAGCTCGGCCCGTCCGGGACGACGGTGACGTTCTCGTCCATCAGCTCGAACGCATTCGATCACTACTACGAGCAATTCGAGGGGACCAAGGGCACCATCATCCTCACCGGCGAGACCGAGGCGATGCTGTGGTCGGAGGACAGCGACAAAGCGGCGGCGATCGAAGTGAAGAAGTCCGCCGCAGGCGCTCCGGTCATGGAAGCATCGGAGAGCCGCGTCGCCGACGCCGCCGGGAGCCAACTCGCGGCGGGCGAGGCGGCGGAGTCGGGCTTGGATCGCCTGGAACCGTACCGCAGGGAACTGGAGGATTTCTGCTCAGCGATCAAGTATCGGACCGAGGTGACGTGCAGCGGCGAGACTGCCCTGACCGCCGCCATCGTGATCCTCAAGGCCAACGAGGCGATGACGACGAAGCAGGTTCTCGACTTGGATCCCAAGGTCTACCAGATCTGA
- a CDS encoding MFS transporter, which produces MTVSSQTGSARPTGNSSPGQMFFASCIALIATAIIFAVRGDILGDLSTDFNLTNEQLGWVIIGAFWGFTISIFIGGQLCDVIGMRAILALAFIGHIVGTLMTIFANGYLMLAAATLLIGLGNGFVEAAINPLVATIYPDKKTERLNLLHAWWPGGIVIGSVLAYALTKAGQGWQVKQAVVLIPALIYGFMLLRLKLPRTERVASGVSTGRMYKEALRPLFIVWFICMWLTAATELGPNQWIAEIMKNTATQSGILVLAWISLIMLVGRLFAGPVVHKLSPIGLLIGSSILSVVGLVALSYVSSAPTAYAASFVFAVGICYFWPTMLGVTSERFPAGGALLLGLMGAAGMASSGLAQPLMGYFYDNFGPSGALRYVGVLPVGLIVIFGAIFLYDLSRGGYKAVKLEAEEAASKLEE; this is translated from the coding sequence ATGACCGTGAGCTCACAGACAGGGAGTGCGCGCCCTACCGGTAACAGCAGCCCCGGGCAGATGTTCTTTGCGAGCTGCATCGCTCTCATCGCGACGGCGATCATCTTCGCGGTGCGCGGCGACATCCTGGGTGACCTGAGCACCGACTTCAACCTGACCAACGAACAGCTCGGCTGGGTCATCATCGGCGCGTTCTGGGGATTCACCATTTCGATCTTCATCGGCGGCCAGCTGTGCGACGTGATCGGGATGCGTGCGATTCTCGCGTTGGCGTTCATCGGACACATCGTCGGCACCCTGATGACGATCTTCGCCAACGGGTACCTCATGCTGGCGGCGGCGACCCTGCTCATCGGCCTCGGGAACGGCTTCGTGGAGGCGGCCATCAACCCACTGGTGGCAACGATCTACCCGGATAAGAAGACCGAACGGCTCAACCTGCTGCACGCGTGGTGGCCCGGTGGGATTGTGATCGGGAGCGTCCTCGCGTATGCGTTGACGAAGGCTGGGCAGGGCTGGCAGGTCAAGCAGGCCGTGGTGCTCATACCGGCGCTGATCTACGGCTTCATGCTCCTGCGGCTCAAGCTCCCGCGCACCGAGCGCGTTGCGTCGGGCGTCTCCACGGGCCGCATGTACAAAGAGGCGCTACGACCGCTGTTCATCGTGTGGTTCATCTGCATGTGGCTGACCGCCGCGACCGAGCTGGGGCCGAACCAGTGGATTGCGGAGATTATGAAGAACACGGCGACTCAGTCCGGCATCTTGGTCCTGGCCTGGATCAGCCTGATCATGCTCGTCGGGCGATTGTTCGCCGGCCCGGTCGTACACAAGCTCTCGCCGATCGGCTTGCTCATCGGTTCCTCTATCCTGTCGGTCGTGGGCCTAGTGGCCTTGAGCTACGTCAGTTCCGCGCCCACAGCGTACGCCGCGTCGTTCGTTTTCGCGGTGGGCATCTGTTACTTCTGGCCGACGATGCTCGGCGTAACTTCGGAGCGCTTCCCGGCCGGCGGGGCGCTGCTGCTCGGCCTGATGGGCGCCGCGGGCATGGCTTCCTCGGGTCTTGCTCAGCCGCTTATGGGCTACTTCTACGACAACTTCGGGCCGTCCGGCGCGCTGAGATACGTGGGGGTGCTGCCGGTGGGCCTCATCGTCATCTTCGGGGCGATTTTCCTTTACGACCTGTCGCGAGGCGGCTACAAAGCAGTGAAGCTCGAGGCGGAAGAGGCGGCGTCCAAGCTGGAAGAGTGA
- a CDS encoding DoxX family membrane protein, with protein sequence MNVVQQVLLVVLRVAIGWHFLYEGYVKITDKAWSAGPYLAAAQGPLAGVFHAIAQNDGMLRAVNLLNAWGLTAAGACLILGLLTPVACLGAVLLLALYYAANPPWIAVLPMATEGNYLMVDKNLVELLALCVVLAFNTGRIAGLDLLYYEWRGRRKAKAAA encoded by the coding sequence GTGAACGTCGTTCAACAGGTGCTGCTCGTCGTCTTGAGGGTGGCGATCGGCTGGCATTTTCTGTACGAGGGCTACGTCAAGATCACCGACAAAGCGTGGTCGGCCGGGCCGTACCTAGCGGCGGCGCAGGGGCCGCTGGCGGGCGTGTTCCACGCCATAGCGCAGAACGACGGGATGCTGCGCGCGGTGAATCTGCTGAACGCGTGGGGCCTGACGGCGGCCGGCGCATGCCTCATCCTGGGGCTGCTGACGCCTGTCGCGTGTCTGGGCGCGGTGCTGCTGCTCGCGTTATACTACGCCGCCAATCCGCCGTGGATTGCGGTCCTGCCGATGGCGACGGAAGGCAACTATCTGATGGTTGACAAGAATCTCGTCGAACTGCTTGCGCTCTGTGTCGTGCTGGCCTTCAACACGGGGCGCATAGCGGGTCTCGACCTGCTGTACTACGAGTGGCGGGGGCGCCGCAAGGCCAAGGCCGCGGCGTGA
- a CDS encoding DUF362 domain-containing protein, with the protein MTEFVEGAPRDTAREESPPAQKAQSTDRSRRRFLGFVAGGVAAAAASGWAGSRLLRGRRVVPAAASTARGAPSPGTVVRVTHPRVVSSNRRVDAGMALDMVDAALARLTGQSERAAAWSSLFSPDDVVAIKVNCLAPPPLSTHPEIVQAIITGLRDAEVPDGNIIIYDRLTHELERAGFTPNTGRGVRCFGSEATGYDSYPSEAGVVGSCLSRIVSELCTAIINVPLVKDHDVAGVSIALKNHFGSINNPNKQHENQCCPQVADVNLFDPIRSKQRLIIADALIVTYDGGPAYKPNTSAQYNGILAATDPVALDAVGWDLIEGLRRRAELPTLAEEGREPKYISVAADEDHHLGIADLARIHGVDLDLGGEAA; encoded by the coding sequence TTGACGGAGTTCGTGGAAGGCGCACCGCGCGATACGGCGAGGGAGGAGTCTCCACCCGCACAGAAGGCGCAGTCCACGGATCGCAGCCGGCGCCGCTTCCTCGGTTTCGTCGCCGGGGGTGTTGCTGCGGCCGCCGCCAGCGGCTGGGCGGGCTCGCGCCTGCTGCGTGGCCGCCGGGTCGTGCCCGCCGCCGCGTCAACGGCCCGCGGCGCGCCCTCACCCGGCACGGTCGTCAGGGTGACGCACCCGCGAGTCGTGAGCAGCAACAGGCGCGTGGACGCGGGCATGGCGCTCGACATGGTGGACGCCGCGCTGGCGCGCCTCACCGGTCAGAGCGAACGCGCTGCGGCATGGTCGTCCCTGTTCTCGCCCGACGACGTTGTCGCAATCAAGGTTAACTGCCTCGCCCCGCCGCCGCTGTCAACCCACCCCGAGATCGTGCAGGCCATAATCACCGGCCTGCGCGACGCCGAAGTGCCCGACGGCAACATCATCATCTACGACCGCCTGACCCATGAACTCGAGCGCGCCGGGTTCACGCCCAACACCGGCCGCGGCGTGCGCTGTTTCGGTTCGGAAGCCACCGGCTACGACTCCTACCCGAGCGAAGCCGGCGTGGTCGGGTCATGCCTGAGCCGCATCGTCTCCGAGCTGTGTACCGCGATCATCAATGTCCCGTTGGTCAAGGACCACGACGTCGCCGGGGTCAGCATCGCCCTCAAGAACCACTTCGGCAGCATCAATAACCCCAACAAGCAGCACGAGAACCAGTGCTGCCCGCAGGTCGCCGACGTCAACCTCTTTGACCCCATCCGCAGCAAGCAGCGCCTCATCATCGCCGATGCGCTCATCGTGACCTATGACGGCGGCCCCGCCTACAAGCCCAACACCTCGGCGCAGTACAATGGCATCCTCGCCGCGACTGACCCGGTAGCGTTGGACGCCGTCGGCTGGGATCTCATCGAGGGCCTCAGGCGCCGCGCGGAGTTGCCGACGCTCGCCGAAGAGGGTCGCGAGCCGAAGTACATCTCGGTCGCGGCTGATGAGGACCATCACCTCGGCATCGCCGACCTCGCGCGCATACACGGAGTAGATCTTGATCTCGGGGGTGAGGCGGCATGA